The Lactuca sativa cultivar Salinas chromosome 2, Lsat_Salinas_v11, whole genome shotgun sequence genome includes a window with the following:
- the LOC111899849 gene encoding xanthine dehydrogenase 1 isoform X2, whose amino-acid sequence MHVITVEGLGNHKFGLHPIQELLARNHGSQCGFCTPGFIMSMYALLRSSKTPPTEEQIEESLGGNLCRCTGYRPILDAFRVFSKTNDLLYTNNSVSSQTDGEFVCPSTGKPCSCGSKTIKKGDICHDYKPVSYNEIDGSSYTNKEIIFPPQLLMRKPSCLSLNGFNGIKWHRPLELKHVLELKSRFPDAKLVVGNTEVGIETRLKKLHYPVFVSVTHVPELNILTINDDGMEIGAAVRLSELQKMLKKVVNERSSHETSSSKAIIEQIKWFAGTQIRNVASVGGNICTASPISDLNPLWMASKAKFKIVDSNGNIRTTLAENFFLGYRKVDLGKNEILYSVLLPWTRRFEYVKEFKQAHRREDDIALVNAGIRVFLEEKDQKWIVSDACVVYGGVAPVSLSAVKTKAYVIGKPWNKEMVENAMEILKQDVVISEDAPGGMVEFRKSLTLSFFFKFFLWVSHQMKGQDFFEEPIPVSHLSAFEPFHRPSVMGSQDYEITKQGTSVGSPEVHMSARLQVTGEAEYTDDTPMPPGGLHAAMILSKKPHARLLSIDDSGARSSPGFAGIFFAKDIPGDNATGPVVEDEEVFASDIVTCVGQVIGVVVADTHENAKLAARKVVIEYEVLPPILSIKDAVNSKSFFPNSHRILCKGNVDLSFESNQCDKIIEGEVHVGGQEHFYLEPQSSLVWTMDGGNEVHMISSTQAPQKHQKYVSHVLGLPMSKVVCKVKRIGGGFGGKETRSAFFAAVAAVPAYILNRPVKLTLDRDVDMMISGQRHSFLGKYKVGFTNEGVVVALDLEIYNNGGNSLDLSQSILERAMYHSNNVYEIPNVRVSGSVCFTNYPSNTAFRGFGGPQGMLVTENWIQRIAMEVKKNPEEIREMNFIGDGSILHYGQQVQDCTLHRLWDELKKSCNFLKIRSEVDEFNLHNRWKKRGIAMVPTKFGISFTTKFMNQAGALVQVYTDGTVLVTHGGVEMGQGLHTKVAQIAASAFEIPLSSVFISETSTDKVPNASPTAASASSDMYGAAVLDACNQIKSRMEPIASKKQHTSFKELVNTCYCERIDLSAHGFHIIPDIGFDWATGKGHPYRYFTYGAAFSEVEIDTLTGDFHTRAADVILDLGFSINPAIDVGQIEGAFVQGMGWVALEELKWGDEAHKWIQPGFLFTSGPGNYKIPSVNDVPFKFKVSLLKDAPNNKAIHSSKAVGEPPFFLASSVFFAIKDAIIAARAESGFHGWFPLDNPATPERIRMACADEFTAPFAKSYFRPKLSV is encoded by the exons GAATTGTTAGCACGTAATCACGGGTCACAATGTGGATTTTGCACACCTGGATTCATCATGTCCATGTATGCGTTATTAAGGTCTAGCAAAACCCCACCTACTGAAGAGCAAATTGAAGAAAGCCTTGGAGGAAATTTATGTCGATGCACTGGTTATCGACCTATTCTCGATGCATTTCGTGTCTTTTCCAAGACTAATGACTTATTATACACGAACAATTCTGTTTCATCACAAACAGATGGTGAGTTTGTTTGCCCTTCAACTGGTAAACCGTGTTCTTGTGGatcaaaaactataaaaaaaggtGATATTTGCCACGATTATAAACCTGTTTCTTATAACGAAATTGATGGAAGTTCATACACAAACAAAGAAATCATATTTCCACCTCAGCTTTTAATGAGGAAACCAAGTTGTCTAAGCTTGAATGGTTTTAATGGGATCAAATGGCATAGGCCATTGGAGCTAAAACATGTTTTAGAGTTAAAATCAAGATTCCCTGATGCAAAATTAGTTGTGGGAAACACCGAAGTTGGAATAGAAACTAGGTTAAAAAAACTTCATTACCCGGTTTTTGTATCTGTGACCCATGTACCCGAACTTAATATTTTGACCATTAACGATGATGGAATGGAGATAGGAGCTGCTGTTAGGCTTTCAGAGCTTCAAAAGATGTTAAAAAAAGTTGTCAATGAGCGTTCTTCTCATGAAACATCATCTTCTAAGGCGATCATTGAACAAATAAAATGGTTTGCTGGAACTCAGATAAGAAATGTTGCATCTGTTGGTGGGAATATATGTACTGCAAGTCCGATTTCAGATTTGAATCCTCTTTGGATGGCTTCAAAAGCAAAGTTCAAAATTGTTGATTCTAATGGAAACATTAGAACCACTTTAGCTGAAAATTTCTTTTTGGGGTATCGAAAAGTGGATTTGGGGAAAAACGAGATTCTTTATTCGGTTTTACTTCCATGGACTCGAAGGTTTGAGTATGTCAAAGAATTTAAACAAGCTCACAGAAGAGAGGATGATATTGCCCTTGTAAATGCTGGAATACGTGTTTTTCTTGAAGAAAAAGATCAGAAATGGATTGTTTCTGATGCATGTGTTGTTTATGGTGGTGTTGCTCCTGTTTCTCTATCAGCTGTAAAAACAAAAGCTTACGTAATCGGGAAGCCATGGAATAAGGAAATGGTGGAAAATGCCATGGAAATCTTGAAACAGGATGTTGTGATTTCAGAAGATGCGCCAGGTGGCATGGTGGAGTTTCGTAAATCTTTAACTTTAAGTTTCTTTTTCAAATTCTTTTTGTGGGTATCTCACCAAATGAAAGgtcaagatttctttgaagaaCCCATACCCGTGTCCCATTTATCAGCTTTTGAGCCGTTTCATCGTCCATCTGTAATGGGTAGTCAAGATTATGAAATCACAAAACAGGGAACTTCTGTGGGGTCCCCTGAAGTTCATATGTCAGCTAGACTTCAAGTAACAGGAGAGGCTGAGTACACAGATGACACCCCTATGCCACCTGGCGGTTTACATGCTGCTATGATATTAAGCAAGAAGCCTCATGCTCGTTTGCTTTCAATTGATGATTCCGGTGCCAGATCATCACCTGGATTCGCCGGAATCTTTTTTGCCAAAGACATTCCGGGAGATAATGCCACTGGCCCTgttgttgaagatgaagaagtctTTGCTTCTGATATTGTCACTTGTGTTGGCCAG GTTATAGGAGTCGTTGTTGCTGATACTCATGAAAATGCAAAACTTGCAGCAAGAAAAGTGGTCATTGAATATGAAGTTTTACCACCGATCTTATCCATAAAAGATGCTGTAAACTCCAAAAGTTTTTTTCCAAATTCGCATAGGATATTATGTAAAGGGAATGTTGACCTCTCTTTTGAATCAAACCAATGTGATAAAATCATCGAGGGTGAGGTTCATGTTGGTGGCCAAGAACACTTCTATTTGGAGCCACAAAGTTCATTGGTTTGGACCATGGATGGTGGAAATGAGGTTCACATGATCTCATCCACTCAA gCCCCACAAAAGCATCAAAAGTATGTTTCCCATGTGCTCGGTCTCCCCATGTCAAAAGTGGTTTGTAAGGTGAAGCGAATTGGCGGTGGATTTGGTGGGAAGGAGACGAGATCTGCTTTTTTTGCTGCGGTTGCGGCAGTCCCCGCATACATTTTGAACAGACCCGTGAAACTTACATTGGATAGGGATGTAGACATGATGATATCCGGTCAACGACATAGTTTTCTTGGAAAGTACAAG GTTGGGTTCACAAATGAAGGAGTGGTGGTTGCTTTAGATCTTGAAATCTATAACAACGGAGGGAATTCACTTGATTTGTCTCAATCGATACTTGAACGTGCAATGTATCATTCAAATAATGTTTATGAGATTCCAAATGTTAGAGTTTCCGGAAGTGTTTGTTTCACTAATTATCCTAGTAATACTGCTTTTAGAGGATTTGGAGGGCCCCAAGGTATGTTGGTTACTGAAAATTGGATCCAAAGAATTGCCATGGAAGTTAAGAAAAATCCCGAAGAAATCAGA GAAATGAATTTTATTGGTGATGGGTCCATATTACACTATGGTCAACAAGTTCAAGACTGTACTTTGCATCGGCTATGGGACGAACTCAAGAAATCTTGCAACTTCTTGAAAATTCGAAGTGAAGTTGATGAGTTTAATCTTCATAATCGATGGAAGAAACGTGGAATTGCTATGGTTCCAACTAAATTTGGTATTTCATTTACTACAAAGTTCATGAACCAG GCGGGTGCGCTTGTTCAAGTGTATACAGATGGAACTGTGTTGGTGACACATGGTGGTGTTGAGATGGGCCAGGGTTTACATACAAAAGTGGCTCAAATTGCTGCTTCTGCCTTTGAAATTCCACTTAGTTCTGTATTTATTTCAGAAACAAGTACTGACAAG GTCCCTAATGCGTCTCCAACAGCAGCTTCTGCCAGCTCGGATATGTATGGTGCAGCAGTTTTGGACGCGTGTAACCAAATAAAATCAAGAATGGAGCCGATTGCGTCCAAAAAACAACATACTTCTTTCAAGGAG TTGGTAAACACGTGTTATTGTGAGCGTATAGATCTTTCTGCACACGGGTTTCACATCATCCCTGACATCGGTTTCGATTGGGCAACCGGAAAAGGTCATCCATACAGGTACTTCACATACGGGGCTGCATTTTCCGAGGTTGAAATCGACACATTGACCGGAGATTTCCACACAAGGGCTGCTGATGTCATCTTGGACCTTGGATTCTCCATCAATCCAGCCATTGATGTTGGACAG ATTGAAGGAGCATTTGTGCAAGGTATGGGATGGGTGGCTCTTGAGGAGTTGAAATGGGGAGATGAAGCTCATAAATGGATTCAACCTGGTTTCTTGTTTACATCTGGTCCTGGAAATTACAAAATTCCATCTGTTAATgatgttcctttcaaattcaagGTTTCGTTATTAAAG GATGCTCCAAATAACAAGGCGATACATTCATCAAAAGCTGTTGGTGAACCTCCATTCTTTCTTGCTTCGTCTGTGTTCTTTGCTATTAAAGATGCGATTATAGCTGCAAGAGCTGAATCAGGGTTTCATGGCTGGTTTCCTCTTGACAATCCTGCAACTCCTGAGAGAATCCGGATGGCTTGTGCTGATGAGTTCACagctccatttgccaaatcttatTTTCGACCCAAACTTAGTGTTTAG